A stretch of the Papaver somniferum cultivar HN1 chromosome 6, ASM357369v1, whole genome shotgun sequence genome encodes the following:
- the LOC113290260 gene encoding uncharacterized protein DDB_G0283357-like, with protein sequence MASAACVNNVSMLPEGFLDCSTSSSYNPSSSYGWFSPRISFSRDFVEEESKKAAASSSTSGSNQKMVNHLTVREGSDDDEEDLEVVVVGSVKKELFQKVVVGSNNNKDFGFGDFEFRLEEDPVKMLDADELFSDGKLVPRQLNTARPVIESTVSLEEDEIRGVINSVPETAKAFRRIDISDAELYLFSPKAPRCSSRWKELLGLKRNSNSPNPKNHDQNQNQKISSSSSSSLKSGALKHFLHRNNPKSLSQSLDSSLNLPLLRDSDSSEVVLPNSLSASSSSSASSSSNQDEHPPHPRFSLDSDPKHMSHISLNRNPPRVRLSKSRPPTGSSTSAEIHQHHTSVRARSSMHRVSSSDQSSNQSIGLTIDSPRMNSSGKIVFQSLERSSSSPSTFNGGPRVKHRGVERSYSANVRVTPVLNVPVCSLRGSSKSGGSVFGLFSSTNNSITTTPQKRGDGNNGSSSLRNHHHHHHTTRSRSSTSTTPTATATTNSITDRN encoded by the coding sequence ATGGCTTCTGCTGCTTGTGTGAACAATGTAAGTATGTTGCCCGAAGGATTTCTCGATTGTTCAACTTCATCATCATATAATCCTTCATCCTCGTATGGCTGGTTTAGTCCGAGAATTTCATTTAGTCGTGATTTTGTTGAAGAAGAATCTAAGAAAGCAGCAGCATCATCGTCTACTTCTGGTTCAAATCAAAAAATGGTGAATCATCTTACTGTACGAGAAggtagtgatgatgatgaagaagatctggaagttgttgttgttggatcGGTGAAGAAGGAGTTGTTCCAGAAGGTTGTTGTCGGTTCTAATAATAATAAggattttggttttggtgattTCGAGTTTAGATTAGAAGAAGATCCGGTGAAAATGTTAGATGCTGATGAGCTATTTTCTGATGGGAAATTAGTGCCACGTCAGCTGAATACCGCGAGGCCGGTGATAGAATCCACTGTTTCGTTGGAGGAAGATGAAATTAGAGGAGTGATCAATTCGGTGCCGGAAACCGCTAAAGCGTTCCGGAGAATTGATATTTCAGATGCTGAACTGTATCTGTTTTCACCTAAAGCTCCCAGGTGTTCTAGCAGATGGAAAGAACTATTAGGTTTGAAGAGAAATAGCAatagtccaaatcctaaaaatcatGATCAGAATCAGAACCagaagatttcttcttcttcatcgtcgtCTTTGAAAAGCGGTGCTCTGAAACATTTTTTACATAGGAACAACCCTAAATCATTATCACAATCACTTGATTCATCTTTAAATCTTCCATTACTCAGAGATTCAGATTCATCTGAGGTCGTTTTACCAAACTCATTATCAGCATCCTCAAGTTCATCTGCATCATCATCCTCAAACCAGGATGAACATCCACCACATCCAAGATTCTCATTAGATTCAGATCCAAAACATATGAGTCATATCTCACTGAATAGAAATCCACCTAGAGTTAGATTATCAAAATCAAGACCACCAACAGGATCATCAACATCAGcagaaattcatcaacaccatacTTCAGTCAGAGCAAGAAGCTCAATGCATAGAGTATCATCATCAGATCAATCATCAAATCAGAGTATTGGATTAACAATTGATAGTCCAAGAATGAATTCATCTGGTAAAATCGTGTTTCAAAGTTTGGAAAGAAGTTCAAGTAGTCCTAGTACATTCAATGGTGGTCCTAGAGTTAAACATAGAGGTGTTGAAAGATCTTATTCTGCTAATGTTAGGGTAACACCTGTATTGAATGTCCCTGTTTGTTCACTTCGTGGTTCATCAAAATCTGGGGGTTCTGTTTTTGGGTTATTTTCTTCTACTAATAATTCTATTACTACTACACCTCAGAAGAGAGGAGATGGTAATAACGGATCATCATCCCTaagaaatcatcatcatcatcatcatacaacCAGAAGTCGGTCTTCTACATCTACAACACCTACAGCTACAGCAACTACAAATTCAATTACTGATCGGAATTAA